A single genomic interval of Anaerobacillus sp. CMMVII harbors:
- a CDS encoding prepilin-type N-terminal cleavage/methylation domain-containing protein → MFKALIQRLRKDQRGLTLIELLVVIVILGIIAAIAIPMVMGNQQTANANTNAQNRAILQDAVNRYKVINNVTTLPSTGIDLTADVDGGPYIEAIPTCAENATPFVVADTVIIPSGCLAP, encoded by the coding sequence ATGTTTAAAGCACTTATTCAACGTCTTAGAAAAGATCAACGTGGATTAACACTCATCGAGTTATTAGTAGTTATTGTTATTTTAGGGATTATTGCAGCGATTGCAATTCCGATGGTGATGGGGAATCAACAAACTGCTAATGCTAACACTAATGCGCAAAATAGAGCAATTCTTCAAGATGCTGTAAATAGGTATAAAGTAATTAATAACGTAACTACTCTACCTTCTACAGGTATAGATTTAACTGCAGATGTTGATGGTGGTCCTTATATTGAAGCAATTCCTACATGTGCAGAAAATGCAACTCCATTTGTAGTGGCTGATACTGTAATAATCCCTTCAGGTTGTCTTGCACCATAA
- a CDS encoding A24 family peptidase: MLLIDIYVIVLGLLLGSFFNVVAIRLLKNQSVSFPPSHCPSCKHKLSVFDLFPVVSYLLLRGKCRYCKTKISSLYPVGEMLTATSIFVVYKVVGLTPELIPALILTIVLILAVLTDIREKLILDVITFPALAILLILRFFIGSEPFWFYLVGGVVGFSLLLLIAIVSKGGMGGGDIKLYAAIGVALGPWMTIMSLVLASFVGTIVGITLIAIGVLKRKEPIAFGPFIFIGTLAAYLVGEEIWYWYMSFIW; encoded by the coding sequence ATGCTACTCATTGATATCTATGTCATCGTATTAGGATTACTATTAGGTAGTTTTTTTAATGTTGTTGCTATTCGATTGTTAAAAAATCAATCGGTCTCCTTTCCGCCTTCTCATTGTCCAAGCTGTAAGCATAAACTTTCCGTTTTTGATTTATTTCCGGTAGTAAGCTATCTACTCTTACGTGGGAAATGTCGATATTGTAAAACGAAAATTTCCTCGCTTTATCCAGTTGGTGAAATGCTAACAGCTACCTCAATTTTTGTCGTGTATAAGGTTGTCGGTTTGACACCTGAATTAATTCCTGCACTGATTTTAACGATTGTACTAATACTAGCTGTCTTAACAGATATTCGCGAGAAACTAATCTTAGATGTGATCACATTTCCTGCTTTAGCTATTTTGCTCATTTTGCGATTTTTCATTGGCAGTGAGCCTTTTTGGTTTTATTTAGTTGGAGGAGTCGTTGGATTTTCTTTGCTCCTACTAATTGCAATTGTCAGTAAAGGAGGCATGGGCGGCGGAGATATTAAGCTCTATGCAGCCATCGGTGTCGCACTTGGACCATGGATGACGATCATGAGTCTCGTCCTTGCGTCCTTTGTTGGAACAATTGTAGGGATTACATTAATTGCCATAGGGGTATTAAAGCGTAAAGAACCTATTGCATTCGGCCCATTTATTTTTATCGGAACACTTGCCGCTTATTTGGTCGGTGAGGAAATATGGTATTGGTATATGAGTTTTATTTGGTAG
- a CDS encoding prepilin-type N-terminal cleavage/methylation domain-containing protein, translating to MKNEKGVTLIELLVSIVLLGMIIVPLLMIMTGTSTRTVTQERETGNSYIAQEVMEKVRSGNVRYLLPNGHYCASNTSACQDLLPLPFATELGLGDYQIVEVVVETYSDNTSFHEVTVIVRNDDRISYGTGDLVEKENRIELITVVKQK from the coding sequence TTGAAGAATGAAAAAGGTGTTACCCTCATAGAACTCTTAGTCTCTATCGTATTGTTAGGCATGATTATTGTCCCATTGCTTATGATCATGACGGGGACCTCAACTCGTACTGTCACACAGGAGAGAGAAACAGGTAATTCATATATTGCCCAAGAGGTAATGGAGAAAGTTAGAAGTGGAAACGTTCGTTATCTTCTTCCTAATGGTCACTACTGTGCTAGTAATACTAGTGCATGCCAGGATCTTTTACCACTTCCGTTTGCTACAGAATTAGGTTTAGGGGATTATCAGATCGTTGAGGTAGTAGTTGAAACATATTCAGATAATACGTCCTTTCATGAAGTTACAGTTATTGTCAGAAATGATGACAGGATTTCCTATGGTACTGGAGACTTAGTTGAAAAGGAAAACCGTATTGAACTGATAACGGTGGTGAAACAAAAATGA